From Streptomyces durmitorensis, a single genomic window includes:
- the mtnB gene encoding methylthioribulose 1-phosphate dehydratase — protein MSETTSVLDLEEAGAVLAAEAARFASFGWMRGTSGNLSVVLSRTPLQLAVTASGRDKGELTAADVVLTDASGAALGAGRPSAEAALHARVAALTGAGAVVHVHTVASVAMGHRSPGGIAFRDLEMLKGLGHGTHEVAVTLPVIENSQDMAVLGDRLEAALSPGMPAVVVAGHGLYVWGADPREARHRTEVVEWLLELELTRS, from the coding sequence ATGAGTGAGACCACTTCAGTTCTCGACCTGGAGGAGGCGGGCGCCGTCCTCGCCGCCGAGGCCGCGCGCTTCGCCTCGTTCGGATGGATGCGGGGTACGTCCGGGAACCTGTCCGTGGTCCTCTCGCGTACGCCGCTCCAGCTCGCCGTGACGGCGAGTGGGCGGGACAAGGGTGAACTCACCGCGGCAGACGTGGTGTTGACGGACGCGTCCGGTGCGGCGCTCGGCGCGGGGCGCCCCTCGGCGGAGGCGGCGCTGCACGCGCGGGTGGCTGCGCTGACCGGGGCCGGGGCCGTGGTGCATGTGCACACCGTGGCGTCGGTGGCGATGGGGCACCGGTCGCCCGGGGGGATTGCCTTCCGGGACCTGGAGATGCTGAAGGGGCTGGGGCACGGGACGCATGAGGTCGCCGTGACGCTGCCGGTGATCGAGAACAGCCAGGACATGGCTGTGCTCGGGGATCGGTTGGAGGCTGCGCTCTCGCCCGGGATGCCGGCGGTGGTGGTGGCTGGGCACGGGCTTTATGTGTGGGGTGCGGATCCTCGCGAGGCGCGGCACCGTACTGAGGTGGTGGAGTGGTTGCTGGAGCTTGAGCTGACGCGAAGCTGA
- a CDS encoding LLM class flavin-dependent oxidoreductase gives MKFQVLSIIGHAPHPLTGQLPSSADRLADVIEVGVAAERLGYDAYAVGERHAGDFLSSSPTVVLGALAARTTRIKLLTGVTVVAILDPVRVAEDYATLDQISRGRVELVIGKGAEAGHFALFGLDEERQWDLQKEKYELLRRLWSEENVDWEGEFRPALKDVTTVPRPYAGVPRIWHGSATSLNSPDLAAKHGDPLFTANAIQPRAAYAKLIAHYRERYEEYGHDPAHARVAAGSGGLLIADSAEQAISRYRELYEAKVRQTFKPHLAGRAGYNTPFRTIEDAIADGPQLIGSPQQIIDKILGYHEVYGHDLQSVTVDGFGLERGEQIETLQRFAEEVAPVVRRAAPSTLWDTV, from the coding sequence ATGAAGTTCCAGGTCTTGTCGATCATCGGCCATGCCCCGCACCCACTGACCGGCCAACTCCCCTCATCCGCCGACCGGTTGGCGGATGTGATCGAGGTCGGCGTGGCCGCCGAGCGGCTCGGCTACGACGCGTACGCCGTGGGCGAGCGGCACGCGGGCGACTTCCTGTCGTCGAGCCCCACCGTCGTGCTCGGCGCGCTCGCCGCACGCACCACGCGTATCAAGCTGCTCACCGGCGTCACCGTCGTGGCGATCCTCGACCCGGTGCGGGTGGCCGAGGACTACGCGACGCTCGATCAGATCTCGCGCGGACGCGTCGAGTTGGTGATCGGCAAGGGCGCGGAGGCCGGGCACTTCGCTCTCTTCGGGCTCGACGAGGAGCGGCAGTGGGATCTCCAGAAGGAGAAGTACGAGCTGCTCCGCCGTCTGTGGAGCGAGGAGAACGTCGACTGGGAGGGCGAGTTCAGGCCCGCGCTGAAGGACGTGACGACGGTGCCGCGCCCGTACGCGGGCGTGCCGCGCATCTGGCACGGTTCGGCGACGTCCCTCAACTCCCCCGATCTGGCGGCCAAGCACGGGGATCCGCTGTTCACCGCCAACGCCATCCAGCCGCGTGCCGCGTACGCGAAGCTGATCGCGCACTACCGCGAGCGGTACGAGGAGTACGGGCACGATCCGGCGCACGCCCGTGTGGCGGCGGGCTCGGGAGGGCTGCTCATCGCGGACTCCGCCGAGCAGGCCATCTCGCGCTACCGCGAGCTGTACGAGGCGAAGGTGCGCCAGACCTTCAAGCCGCATCTGGCGGGCAGGGCGGGCTACAACACCCCCTTCCGCACCATCGAGGACGCGATCGCCGACGGGCCGCAGCTCATCGGCTCCCCGCAGCAGATCATCGACAAGATCCTGGGCTACCACGAGGTGTACGGGCACGACCTGCAGTCCGTCACCGTGGACGGCTTCGGTCTGGAGCGGGGCGAGCAGATCGAGACGCTGCAGCGGTTCGCCGAGGAGGTCGCGCCGGTGGTGCGCAGGGCGGCGCCGTCCACGCTGTGGGACACCGTGTGA
- a CDS encoding 1,2-dihydroxy-3-keto-5-methylthiopentene dioxygenase — MTLLTTWPESGPETVIRRTADPAEIAAALAPVGVRYEQWPVREDVPADADSDAVFAAYRTEIDRLNAEEGFQTVDVVALHPSDDPEWPEKAKAARQKFLAEHTHDDDDEVRFFVAGSGIFYLHVAGEVHAVYCEKGDLLGVPRGTTHWFDMGTSPAFTAIRFFHEEDGWIGTFTGSPIADRFPDFDAIHAGYTA, encoded by the coding sequence ATGACCCTCCTGACGACCTGGCCGGAGTCCGGCCCCGAGACCGTCATACGCCGCACCGCCGACCCGGCCGAGATCGCCGCCGCGCTGGCCCCCGTCGGTGTGCGCTACGAGCAGTGGCCGGTGCGCGAGGACGTGCCCGCCGACGCGGACAGCGACGCCGTCTTCGCCGCGTACCGCACGGAGATCGACCGGCTCAACGCCGAGGAGGGCTTCCAGACGGTCGACGTGGTCGCGCTGCACCCCAGCGACGACCCCGAGTGGCCAGAGAAGGCGAAGGCCGCCCGGCAGAAGTTCCTCGCCGAGCACACGCACGACGACGATGACGAGGTGCGGTTCTTCGTCGCGGGCTCCGGCATCTTCTATCTGCACGTGGCCGGTGAAGTGCACGCGGTCTACTGCGAGAAGGGCGATCTGCTCGGGGTGCCGCGCGGCACGACGCATTGGTTCGACATGGGCACGTCCCCCGCGTTCACGGCGATCCGTTTCTTCCACGAGGAGGACGGCTGGATCGGCACGTTCACGGGCAGCCCGATCGCGGACCGCTTCCCGGACTTCGACGCGATCCACGCGGGGTACACGGCGTGA
- the mtnC gene encoding acireductone synthase has protein sequence MTVQFDAGSVDAVVLDIEGTTSATGFVVDVLYPYARERFGALLASRGDEPEVARAVAQVRELAGEPGADAGRVEQILGAWVDADRKATPLKTLQGILWAEGFARGELVSHFYPEVIGVLRGWSADGDGDGGGVRLYVYSSGSVAAQRAWFTYSPEGSLMELVSGFYDTENAGPKQEPDSYRAISAAVGVDPGRTLFLSDRLGELDAARDAGWLTVGVRRAGEPYFAAGVGGHPEAAAFDEISFVSTRSVR, from the coding sequence GTGACCGTTCAGTTCGACGCGGGCTCCGTGGACGCCGTGGTCCTCGACATCGAGGGCACCACGAGCGCCACGGGGTTCGTGGTGGATGTGCTCTACCCCTACGCCCGCGAGCGCTTCGGGGCGCTGCTCGCCTCGCGGGGCGACGAGCCGGAGGTGGCGCGGGCGGTCGCGCAGGTGCGCGAACTGGCCGGTGAGCCGGGGGCCGATGCCGGGCGGGTGGAGCAGATCCTGGGCGCATGGGTCGACGCCGATCGCAAGGCGACGCCCCTGAAGACGCTCCAGGGCATCCTCTGGGCGGAGGGCTTCGCGCGGGGCGAGCTGGTCTCGCACTTCTACCCCGAGGTGATCGGTGTGCTGCGGGGCTGGTCCGCGGACGGGGACGGGGACGGCGGCGGGGTGCGCCTGTACGTGTACTCGTCCGGGTCCGTCGCGGCGCAGCGGGCGTGGTTCACGTACTCGCCCGAGGGTTCCCTGATGGAGCTCGTGAGCGGTTTCTACGACACCGAGAACGCGGGCCCCAAGCAGGAGCCGGACTCCTACCGGGCCATTTCCGCCGCTGTCGGGGTGGACCCCGGCCGCACGCTGTTCCTCTCCGACCGGCTCGGGGAGCTGGACGCGGCGCGGGACGCCGGGTGGCTGACCGTCGGTGTACGGCGGGCCGGGGAGCCCTACTTCGCCGCCGGGGTCGGCGGACATCCGGAGGCCGCGGCCTTCGACGAGATCAGCTTTGTGTCAACCAGGAGCGTTCGATGA